In Bacteroidota bacterium, the genomic stretch GTGATGAGATATTCCCGTTTCAAATTCGTTACCGGGGCACAGAAACCATAAATACCCAATTGGGTACATTTAATTGTTTGAAATTTGTCCCTGTTGTTGAAAAGGGCCGTATCTTCAAACATGATGATGATATGACAATATGGCTTTCAAATGATTCCAATATGATCCCTATTCAGGTTAAGTTTGATATGTGGGTAGGATCTTTTAAATGTGACCTGGTCAATTATTCTAATCTTAAGAGACCCTTGAGAAACCTTAAAAAATAAAAGGAAAGAGCTGAAAATTAAAATATTTATTGTACTAAATATTATAATTAAAGCTTTTACCTTATTTTTGCATCATTTTAATTTAATAACGTAATATGGCAAATACTTCAGACTTTAAGAACGGATTATGTATAGAGTTTAATAATGATTTATATACAATCGTTCAGTTTCAACATGTAAAACCGGGCAAGGGCCCTGCTTTTGTCAGAACAAAACTGAAAAACCTCAGAACCGGAAGAGTAATTGATAATACTTTTAATTCGGGTGTGAAGATTAACACCCCTAATGTTGAACGCAGGCCTTATCAATACCTGTACAAAGACGATAATGGTTTCAATTTCATGCATACCGAGACTTTCGAACAGATCACCATTAATCCTGATATGATTGAAAATTCGGATCTGATGAAAGAAGGACAAAAGGTTGAAGTCGTTTATCACGTGGATACCGATACTCCTTTAACCTGTGAACTTCCTCCTTTTGTTGTTTTGGAAATCACTTATTCGGAGCCGGGCATCAAAGGTGATACTTCATCTACTACGGCCATGAAATCTGCTACCCTTGAAACAGGTACTTCAATCAATGTACCCTTATTTATTAATCAGGGCGATAAAATTAAGGTTGATACCAGAACCAGGGCTTACGTAGAAAGAGTAAAAGAATAATGAGTATCAATAATATATAGCTGTTTATAGTTATGGCAAGTGACGGGGCAAAAAATCGGTTGCAACTGGTTACATTCAAGTTGAATTCGTTACTTGACATAACTAATGCCATTAATGAAAATCTTCCTACCGAAAAACTTCTCCAGCGCTATGAGAAGATCCTGAGAGAAGACCTCAATATTGGGAAAATATTGATTTTTAAGTTCCATGAGACATGGGAATGTATCCTTAATTCAGGCTTTAAAGCTAACATTCAGGATATGATCAATGTGGAGAACGATCTTTTGCCTTTTTCGGAAATTACTTTTGTCACTTCTTCTCCTATTGCATCATTAGATGTTTTTGATATTGTTATCCCGGTTTTGGACAAGAGTGCTCCCATTGCTTATGTCCTGATTGGTGATATTGACGAAGAAGCGGAAGGGGTAAGCCCTACAATCAAGCACCTGCATTTTATACAGACTCTTTCCAATATTATTATCGTTGCCATTGAAAACCGCCGCTTGTTCCAGGAAAGCCTTCAACAGGAAAGGTTGAAAAAGGAGTTGGAAATGGCTTCGAAGATGCAAAATATGCTGATCCCTGCTCAGGATGTCCTTCCACAGAACGGGAAGTTGCATGTTGCTGCATTTTATCATCCTCATTTTGAGGTGGGTGGCGATTATTACGATTATATTCCCCTGGCGCCCAATCTGAGCGGTTTTTGCATTGCCGATGTATCCGGTAAGGGAATGTCGGCGGCCTTGCTGATGTCCAATTTCCAGGCCAACCTCCGTGCACTTTACACCCCCGAAATTCCCCTGCCGGTTTTAATCCGCAAGCTTAATGAAAGGGTTATGGTTTCGGCCAACGGTGAGAAGTTCATCACACTGTTTCTGGGAAAATACAACAGCGAGACTTATACGCTTGAATACATCAACGCGGGGCATAACCCTCCTTTGCTTTACGAAACCGAAAGCGAAAAGCTGTCAAACCTCAAGAATGGCTGTGTGGGAATGGGTATGCTTGACGAAATCCCTTCGATCAAACCAGGAGTTGTTCAAATTAACGAACGGACCAAGTTATTGTGCTACACCGACGGTTTAATTGAATTGTCCGATGAAAACGGAATTCAATATGGCCTTGGTAACATTGAGAAAAGTCTGGCCAATAAAGGGACTGTCGAAGAAAATATTTCGGATATTATCAGAAGTCAGAAAATATTGGAAAACAGCATAAAAATCTTTGATGACATTTCAATCCTGGGTATAGAATTTTTTAGGTAAGCTGATTTTTCCCGGCTTGCTTTTCCGGGTTAAAATATACATCCAGGGCTACAATGATGGCCATAAATGCCCAAAATGGCACTGATGCTTTATCCGTATCTAAAAAATTATTGACAAAGCCATGTATTGCATAGGTAGTCAGTCCAAGCACTACGGACAATACAAATATTTTCACCGCCCTTCTTGAACTTCTT encodes the following:
- the efp gene encoding elongation factor P; the encoded protein is MANTSDFKNGLCIEFNNDLYTIVQFQHVKPGKGPAFVRTKLKNLRTGRVIDNTFNSGVKINTPNVERRPYQYLYKDDNGFNFMHTETFEQITINPDMIENSDLMKEGQKVEVVYHVDTDTPLTCELPPFVVLEITYSEPGIKGDTSSTTAMKSATLETGTSINVPLFINQGDKIKVDTRTRAYVERVKE
- a CDS encoding SpoIIE family protein phosphatase, coding for MASDGAKNRLQLVTFKLNSLLDITNAINENLPTEKLLQRYEKILREDLNIGKILIFKFHETWECILNSGFKANIQDMINVENDLLPFSEITFVTSSPIASLDVFDIVIPVLDKSAPIAYVLIGDIDEEAEGVSPTIKHLHFIQTLSNIIIVAIENRRLFQESLQQERLKKELEMASKMQNMLIPAQDVLPQNGKLHVAAFYHPHFEVGGDYYDYIPLAPNLSGFCIADVSGKGMSAALLMSNFQANLRALYTPEIPLPVLIRKLNERVMVSANGEKFITLFLGKYNSETYTLEYINAGHNPPLLYETESEKLSNLKNGCVGMGMLDEIPSIKPGVVQINERTKLLCYTDGLIELSDENGIQYGLGNIEKSLANKGTVEENISDIIRSQKILENSIKIFDDISILGIEFFR